A portion of the Geobacter sp. genome contains these proteins:
- the queC gene encoding 7-cyano-7-deazaguanine synthase QueC produces the protein MTKKAVVLYSGGLDSTTCMAIARAQGYEPYAMSFAYGQRHSHELDVARANARHFGARDHLVVEFDYRQVGGSALTSDMAVPKEGVGNDIPVTYVPARNTIFLSFALGWAEVLSAFDIFIGVNALDYSGYPDCRPEYIAAFETMANLATKAGVEGSGRFVIHTPLISLTKAEIITRGHELGVDYGRTHSCYDPDSDGLACGLCDSCRLRLKGFAEAGMTDPAQYAGRTP, from the coding sequence ATGACCAAGAAAGCCGTCGTACTCTACAGCGGTGGGCTGGATTCCACCACCTGCATGGCCATTGCCAGGGCACAAGGATACGAGCCCTATGCCATGAGCTTTGCCTATGGACAGCGCCACAGCCATGAACTGGACGTGGCCAGGGCCAATGCCCGCCATTTCGGCGCCAGGGACCATCTGGTAGTTGAATTCGATTACCGCCAGGTAGGAGGGAGCGCCCTCACTTCGGACATGGCGGTGCCGAAAGAGGGAGTGGGCAACGATATCCCGGTCACCTACGTGCCGGCCCGCAATACCATCTTTCTCTCCTTTGCCCTCGGATGGGCAGAGGTGCTGTCGGCCTTCGACATCTTCATCGGCGTTAACGCCCTGGACTATTCGGGATACCCCGATTGCCGTCCGGAATACATCGCCGCCTTCGAGACCATGGCCAACCTGGCCACCAAGGCCGGGGTGGAAGGGAGCGGGCGCTTCGTCATCCATACGCCCCTGATCAGCCTCACCAAGGCAGAGATCATCACGAGGGGGCATGAGCTGGGGGTCGACTACGGCCGCACCCATTCCTGCTACGATCCAGACTCAGACGGCCTCGCCTGCGGCCTCTGCGATTCGTGCAGGCTGCGCCTCAAGGGTTTTGCCGAGGCAGGGATGACCGACCCGGCGCAATACGCAGGGCGCACACCGTGA
- a CDS encoding signal peptidase I → MLYLAAFIILALIILVIAGNWKVFEKAGVAGWKCLIPIYNLYLLLIIAGKPWWWLILMFIPIVSVVIYLLAMLALAERFGKGPLFGVGLFFLPVIFFPLLGFDSSEYRG, encoded by the coding sequence GTGCTCTATCTCGCGGCCTTCATCATCCTTGCCCTGATTATCCTTGTGATAGCCGGCAACTGGAAGGTCTTCGAAAAGGCAGGGGTGGCTGGCTGGAAATGCCTGATCCCGATCTACAACCTCTACCTGCTGCTCATTATTGCCGGGAAACCCTGGTGGTGGCTCATCCTCATGTTCATCCCCATCGTCAGCGTCGTCATCTACCTGCTGGCCATGCTTGCCCTGGCGGAACGATTCGGCAAGGGACCGCTCTTTGGCGTCGGTCTGTTCTTCCTGCCGGTCATCTTCTTCCCGTTGCTCGGCTTTGACAGCTCGGAGTACCGGGGATAG
- a CDS encoding PhnD/SsuA/transferrin family substrate-binding protein: MEWYIYVHARDDSRSSMTRTVCSSWICAVAACFLFMHPGAVARAAAITYTPSPIEHMETAVTSHAPFADHLAKTIGRPVKIRYERKHADIIRLFRERQIDLAQMGPLPYVKLREQFPQAVPLAIFKEADGRSSYNCALVSAFDGPKRVGELRGSIALVQPLSTCGQLGIDYILGRHGKGIGQFPHEYLGNQDNVALAVIRGEYAAGGIKSSIAAKYATLSLRIMEETPPFPGLVLVGNGATLSREQLEAIRKALLELSPESSKRFIAGRYGFAPVVDRDYQVIRDYLGAR; encoded by the coding sequence ATGGAATGGTACATATATGTACATGCCCGAGATGATTCAAGGAGTTCCATGACGCGAACAGTCTGTTCATCCTGGATATGCGCAGTTGCAGCCTGCTTCCTGTTCATGCATCCCGGCGCGGTTGCCCGTGCCGCGGCTATTACCTACACCCCCTCTCCCATCGAGCATATGGAAACAGCCGTTACCAGTCATGCCCCGTTTGCCGATCATCTCGCCAAGACTATCGGCCGGCCGGTCAAAATCCGTTACGAGCGGAAGCATGCCGACATCATCCGGCTCTTTCGGGAAAGGCAGATTGATCTTGCCCAGATGGGGCCACTCCCCTACGTGAAGCTCCGGGAACAGTTCCCCCAGGCCGTTCCCCTGGCCATTTTCAAGGAAGCGGATGGACGCTCTTCCTATAACTGCGCCCTGGTGTCCGCGTTCGACGGTCCGAAACGGGTGGGCGAACTCCGCGGGTCCATTGCCCTTGTGCAGCCCCTCTCGACCTGCGGCCAGTTGGGGATAGATTACATCCTGGGACGTCACGGAAAAGGTATCGGGCAATTCCCGCATGAATACCTGGGCAATCAGGACAATGTGGCCCTTGCCGTCATCAGGGGGGAATATGCCGCCGGGGGGATCAAGTCATCGATAGCTGCCAAATACGCCACGCTCTCCTTGCGGATCATGGAGGAGACGCCACCATTCCCCGGGCTGGTGCTGGTCGGCAACGGGGCAACCCTTTCCCGCGAGCAGCTTGAAGCCATACGGAAAGCGCTCCTGGAACTGTCGCCGGAAAGCAGCAAGAGGTTCATCGCAGGGAGATACGGGTTCGCTCCGGTAGTGGACCGGGACTATCAGGTAATTCGCGACTACTTGGGCGCACGGTAG
- a CDS encoding diguanylate cyclase → MLKSRTGSYMLPLFVCIVSCLVWLTGYIFLRHERDTHVALNLAKQTAAQEIAWKAVTVSHRHTMDAYFQTYVMKPEVLELLKAADTSDAARKNVVRAKLYRLLYPTYEQLSQQDIRQFHFHTSDNRSFLRFHAPHNSGDSLADTRPSVVMANSSLKPVHTFETGRIMVGFRNVFPIVWNGKHLGSVEFSQPFEAIRREMHTLDPGCEYLLTVHDQAMLPKLFEEYKGLFAPARFSREWLVEDPQRQLPDSPPPLSPSVQAVYERLGTSKDFMAQLASGNAGSIALRQGSTAVRVTMLPLNDAKGSSKAVLLAFSRSPELDEIYFGHRLHLAMFSVMLLLVGIAFYLFLRSVQTVRKQEQHLRLIADTMDDSLYVMDKDGTITFVNQAAAHVLGLTGTDLMGKIAHYLFHHHGSGEKTPLTDCPIYKVIHAGERYKGEEWFCRADGSPFMVEVASQPMLQGRKVIGSVTVFRDITERKRLESQLTLLSVTDPLTGAFNRRHFLQALEAELHRADRYGTPFSLVMLDVDRFKRVNDSCGHEAGDRVLQEMVKLIRGRIRSSDILARWGGEEFLLLLVNTPLEAAATLAETLLTELRGHEIEGVGTVTASLGVTCHLPEDSADTLLIRVDQLMYQAKASGRDCMCVAAHVEPSPIPGSRSPIEWAE, encoded by the coding sequence ATGCTGAAATCCAGAACGGGCAGCTACATGCTTCCGCTGTTTGTCTGTATTGTCTCTTGCCTGGTCTGGCTGACGGGATACATATTCCTGCGCCATGAACGCGACACCCATGTGGCGCTCAACCTGGCCAAGCAGACTGCCGCTCAGGAGATCGCCTGGAAGGCCGTGACCGTTTCCCATCGCCATACCATGGATGCCTATTTCCAGACGTATGTCATGAAGCCGGAGGTGCTCGAACTGCTCAAGGCGGCTGATACCAGCGATGCTGCCCGGAAGAATGTCGTCCGGGCCAAGCTGTACCGCCTGCTCTATCCGACCTACGAGCAGCTCAGCCAGCAGGATATCCGCCAGTTCCATTTCCATACGTCCGACAACCGGTCTTTTCTCCGGTTCCATGCCCCGCACAACAGCGGCGATTCCCTTGCCGACACCAGGCCATCGGTGGTCATGGCCAACTCCAGCCTCAAGCCGGTACATACCTTTGAAACCGGTCGGATCATGGTCGGTTTCCGCAACGTTTTCCCCATCGTCTGGAACGGCAAACACCTGGGGAGTGTGGAATTCAGCCAGCCCTTTGAGGCGATCCGGCGGGAGATGCACACCCTCGATCCCGGCTGTGAATATCTGCTTACCGTACATGACCAGGCAATGCTCCCCAAGTTGTTCGAAGAATACAAAGGGCTCTTTGCGCCGGCACGGTTCAGCCGGGAGTGGCTGGTGGAGGACCCCCAGCGGCAGCTTCCAGACAGCCCGCCGCCACTCTCGCCGTCGGTTCAGGCGGTGTACGAACGGCTGGGGACGTCGAAGGATTTCATGGCGCAACTCGCCAGCGGCAATGCCGGCTCCATTGCGCTCCGGCAGGGGAGCACCGCGGTCCGAGTCACCATGCTGCCTCTCAACGATGCCAAGGGGAGCTCCAAGGCTGTCCTGCTCGCCTTTTCCCGATCTCCTGAACTCGACGAGATATATTTCGGCCACCGCCTGCATCTGGCCATGTTCAGTGTCATGCTGCTTCTGGTGGGGATCGCATTCTACCTGTTTCTTCGGAGCGTGCAGACTGTACGAAAGCAGGAACAGCATCTGCGGCTGATTGCCGATACCATGGACGACAGCCTCTATGTCATGGACAAGGACGGTACCATCACCTTTGTCAACCAGGCTGCCGCGCATGTCCTCGGTCTCACCGGCACCGACCTGATGGGCAAGATTGCCCATTATCTATTCCATCACCACGGCTCCGGTGAAAAGACCCCTCTGACCGACTGCCCGATCTACAAGGTCATCCATGCTGGTGAGCGCTACAAAGGGGAAGAGTGGTTCTGCCGGGCCGACGGCAGCCCCTTCATGGTCGAGGTTGCCAGCCAGCCGATGCTGCAGGGGCGCAAGGTGATCGGCTCTGTCACGGTCTTCCGTGACATCACCGAGCGGAAACGGCTCGAATCGCAGTTGACCCTGCTCTCGGTAACCGACCCACTGACCGGCGCCTTCAATCGCCGGCATTTTCTGCAGGCGCTTGAGGCGGAGCTCCACCGTGCGGATCGTTATGGCACGCCGTTTTCGCTGGTCATGCTCGATGTGGACCGTTTCAAACGGGTGAACGACTCCTGTGGCCACGAGGCCGGAGACCGGGTGTTGCAGGAGATGGTGAAGCTGATCAGGGGAAGAATCCGCTCGTCAGACATCCTTGCCCGCTGGGGGGGGGAAGAGTTCCTGCTTCTCCTGGTCAACACGCCGCTGGAAGCAGCCGCGACACTGGCGGAAACCCTGTTGACGGAACTGCGCGGGCATGAGATCGAAGGGGTGGGAACCGTGACGGCAAGCCTCGGGGTGACCTGTCATCTGCCCGAGGATTCGGCTGATACGCTGCTGATACGTGTCGACCAGTTGATGTACCAGGCAAAAGCCTCCGGTCGGGACTGCATGTGCGTGGCTGCGCACGTGGAGCCCTCGCCGATTCCCGGCAGCCGCTCGCCGATCGAATGGGCCGAGTAG
- a CDS encoding alpha/beta hydrolase, with protein MTDPILDHPALSARYFYPWPNRFAEPFFVNGPGYRLGCRYRHVSDDYPTIIHFHGNGETVADYLDDFEERIVAMGANLLLAEYRGYGMSSGEPGLVAMLEDVRLITEASGAPAERIIFFGRSLGSLYAVHGASLYPQAAGLIVESGLADPLERILVRVEPYQVGATPDSLRSAVDRHLNQQQKIGAFRGRVLIMHTRNDDLVDVSHAERLYDWAHEPKERLIFDRGDHNTIMAVNAAAYFEAVERIVESMG; from the coding sequence ATGACCGACCCGATCCTTGACCATCCCGCTCTCTCGGCCCGCTATTTCTACCCCTGGCCCAATCGCTTCGCAGAACCGTTCTTCGTAAACGGCCCCGGCTATCGGCTCGGCTGCCGTTACCGCCACGTTTCGGACGACTATCCGACCATCATCCACTTCCATGGCAACGGCGAAACGGTAGCCGACTATCTCGACGACTTTGAGGAACGGATCGTTGCCATGGGCGCCAACCTGCTCCTTGCCGAGTACCGGGGATACGGCATGTCGAGCGGCGAGCCGGGGCTTGTCGCCATGCTTGAAGACGTCCGGCTTATAACCGAAGCGAGCGGAGCCCCTGCGGAACGGATCATCTTTTTCGGCCGTTCGCTCGGCTCGTTGTACGCTGTCCACGGCGCATCCCTCTACCCGCAGGCGGCAGGGCTGATCGTCGAAAGCGGCCTGGCAGACCCTCTGGAACGGATTCTGGTCCGGGTCGAACCGTATCAGGTCGGCGCAACGCCGGATTCGCTCAGGAGCGCAGTGGACAGGCACCTGAACCAGCAGCAGAAGATCGGGGCGTTCCGGGGCCGCGTGCTGATCATGCACACCCGAAACGACGACCTCGTCGACGTCTCCCATGCCGAGCGGCTCTATGACTGGGCTCATGAGCCTAAGGAGCGGCTGATCTTCGACCGGGGCGATCACAACACCATCATGGCGGTGAACGCTGCAGCCTATTTCGAGGCGGTCGAGCGGATCGTGGAGAGTATGGGGTAA
- a CDS encoding DUF296 domain-containing protein — MEYQVGKPGRIVIARFNDGDDLLAGLADICRKEGIRAACFSIVGGIRRGRYVVGPASEEMPPVPVWRELAESHEAAGFGTVFWHGDQPKVHFHGAFAKGDSVRSGCLREGSETFLVLEAVITEILDVNAIRELDEESGMVLLKLLA; from the coding sequence ATGGAGTACCAGGTAGGGAAACCGGGCAGAATCGTTATTGCCCGCTTCAACGATGGAGACGATCTGCTGGCCGGGCTGGCGGATATCTGCCGCAAAGAAGGGATCAGGGCGGCCTGTTTCAGCATCGTCGGCGGCATCAGGAGGGGGCGCTACGTCGTCGGCCCGGCGTCGGAAGAGATGCCGCCGGTGCCGGTCTGGCGGGAACTCGCAGAAAGCCACGAAGCGGCAGGGTTCGGAACCGTTTTCTGGCACGGAGACCAGCCAAAAGTGCACTTCCACGGTGCGTTCGCCAAAGGGGATAGCGTAAGATCGGGCTGCCTGCGCGAGGGGAGCGAGACCTTCCTGGTGCTGGAAGCGGTCATCACGGAGATACTCGACGTGAATGCCATTCGCGAGCTTGACGAGGAGTCCGGCATGGTGCTGCTCAAGCTGCTCGCATGA
- a CDS encoding DUF2277 family protein translates to MCRNIKTLFNFDPPATDEEIRASALQFVRKLSGFNTPSKANQAAFDLAVEQVAEAARTLLFSLTTAAPPRDRETERAKAIDRASKRFGRT, encoded by the coding sequence ATGTGCCGGAATATCAAGACCCTCTTCAACTTCGACCCGCCGGCTACGGACGAAGAGATTCGCGCCTCCGCGCTGCAGTTCGTCCGAAAGCTCAGCGGATTCAACACCCCTTCAAAAGCCAACCAGGCTGCCTTCGACCTGGCTGTCGAGCAGGTAGCCGAGGCCGCGCGGACCCTCCTCTTCTCGCTCACCACGGCTGCGCCGCCGCGCGACCGGGAAACCGAGAGGGCAAAGGCAATTGATCGAGCGAGTAAACGGTTCGGACGCACGTAA
- a CDS encoding MCE family protein, which yields MKRSDNISWSQLRGGIFIVVALLFFAGGVIVMGEKTKFFVPKGTLRVIMDDVAGLKEGAPVWLSGVDVGLVQSIHFARPRENNEVEIVLEVEREALKKIGKDSRITIKTRGLMGEKYVDITPSMTVSETSLAVLQGTPVARLDDVMAKAGSAFDRLNGIMDKVDKGEGSLGRFAKDPVLFDNLVKLTGELKIFAQSVNQGEGTLGRLNRSPEPYNKLIDILDRADNTLKDIQSADGTMGRLIRDRQLYDKLVMLADKSNQAADDVRQLNKKLTSTDGTIGKLLGEREFYDKGMSLMERAETSLTSLEIVTTRLQEGQGTAGKLISDKELYDKMNRVMDDMNALVKDIKDNPKRYVKFSLF from the coding sequence ATGAAGCGAAGCGACAATATTTCCTGGTCCCAGCTGCGGGGAGGTATCTTCATCGTGGTGGCCCTGCTCTTCTTTGCCGGCGGGGTCATCGTCATGGGGGAAAAGACCAAGTTCTTCGTCCCCAAGGGGACGCTGCGGGTCATCATGGATGACGTGGCCGGGCTCAAGGAAGGTGCGCCGGTCTGGCTCTCCGGAGTGGACGTGGGGCTGGTGCAGTCGATCCACTTTGCCCGCCCGCGGGAGAATAACGAGGTGGAGATCGTCCTGGAGGTGGAGCGGGAGGCGCTGAAGAAGATCGGCAAGGACTCGCGCATCACCATCAAGACCCGGGGGCTGATGGGTGAGAAGTACGTGGATATCACCCCGAGCATGACCGTGTCCGAGACCTCCCTGGCAGTGCTCCAGGGGACGCCGGTGGCGCGGCTGGACGACGTCATGGCCAAGGCGGGCTCCGCCTTTGACCGGTTGAACGGCATCATGGACAAGGTGGACAAGGGGGAAGGCTCCCTGGGGCGTTTCGCCAAGGACCCGGTCCTGTTCGACAACCTGGTGAAGCTCACCGGCGAGCTGAAGATCTTTGCCCAGTCGGTCAACCAGGGGGAAGGGACCCTGGGCAGGCTCAACCGCAGCCCCGAACCATATAACAAACTGATCGACATCCTCGACCGGGCCGACAACACCCTGAAGGACATCCAGTCGGCCGACGGCACCATGGGGCGGCTGATCCGCGACCGCCAGCTCTACGACAAGCTGGTGATGCTGGCGGACAAGAGCAACCAGGCCGCCGACGACGTCCGCCAGCTGAACAAGAAGCTCACTTCCACCGACGGCACCATCGGCAAGCTTTTGGGGGAACGGGAGTTCTACGACAAGGGGATGTCGCTGATGGAGCGGGCAGAGACCTCGCTCACGTCGCTGGAGATTGTCACCACGCGGTTGCAGGAGGGCCAGGGAACCGCCGGCAAACTGATCTCCGACAAAGAGCTCTACGACAAGATGAACCGGGTGATGGACGACATGAACGCCCTGGTGAAGGACATCAAGGACAACCCCAAGCGCTACGTGAAATTCTCGCTCTTCTAG
- a CDS encoding ATP-binding cassette domain-containing protein — protein MERVTYSVGGRRIITDFDMSLGKGVNRTILGVSGVGKTTILKLLLGLLKPDSGEIYLNSQSIAGLRESQLSRLRRNIAIVFQNGALFDSMTVGENVGYRLLEEGELPEKEIERIVLEKLSFVGLEKTINLYPAELSGGMKKRVAIARAIAADPEYIFFDEPTTGLDPIGIYNIRSLMQTLQRQGKTTLMVTHDLHTAFAVSQRFSFLHDTQLIFDGSEEELRTADHPGIREFFSPTEQSLFVNDRITNLDPLLHERAVTHLARQRPIKH, from the coding sequence ATGGAACGGGTCACCTACTCGGTGGGTGGAAGGAGGATCATCACCGACTTCGACATGTCCCTGGGAAAAGGGGTAAACCGGACCATCCTCGGGGTATCGGGGGTGGGAAAGACCACCATCCTGAAGCTGCTGCTCGGGCTCTTGAAGCCCGATTCCGGCGAGATCTACCTCAACAGCCAGTCCATTGCCGGCCTGCGGGAGAGCCAGCTCTCCAGGCTTCGCCGCAACATCGCCATCGTCTTCCAGAACGGCGCCCTGTTCGACTCCATGACCGTTGGCGAAAACGTGGGCTACCGGCTGCTGGAGGAGGGGGAACTCCCGGAAAAGGAGATCGAGCGGATCGTGCTGGAAAAACTCTCTTTTGTCGGGCTTGAAAAGACCATCAATCTCTACCCGGCGGAGCTCTCCGGCGGGATGAAGAAGCGGGTCGCCATTGCCAGGGCCATTGCGGCCGACCCGGAGTATATCTTTTTCGACGAGCCGACCACCGGCCTTGACCCGATCGGCATCTACAACATCCGGAGCCTGATGCAGACCCTGCAACGGCAGGGGAAGACCACCCTGATGGTGACACACGACCTGCACACGGCCTTTGCCGTGTCCCAGCGCTTCTCGTTCCTGCACGACACGCAACTGATCTTCGACGGCTCGGAGGAGGAACTGCGGACCGCCGACCATCCGGGGATCAGGGAGTTCTTCAGCCCGACGGAGCAGTCGCTGTTCGTCAACGACCGGATCACCAACCTCGACCCTCTCCTGCACGAGCGGGCCGTGACGCATCTGGCCCGGCAACGGCCGATCAAACACTAA
- a CDS encoding MlaE family lipid ABC transporter permease subunit, translating into MNVAIFDRATKLALLQIQEFFALAARAVLRGFTPPFYYREFTTQFAKIGVDSLFIICLTGLFTGMVMALQALIQLRPFAATSYVGGMVAVTMIKELGPVLSSLMVAGRVGSAITAELGTMVVTEQVDAMRVEGTDVVKRLVTPRLKATLVAMPLLTIVTDTVALGGGYLIAMGYDINLLMYYKSLPQFMVFQDLIEGVVKPAVFGFIIVMISCYIGLSTRGGAEGVGTSVKRAVVLSSVLILVTDFFMTKIFIVFR; encoded by the coding sequence ATGAACGTCGCGATCTTCGACCGTGCCACTAAGCTGGCGCTGCTGCAGATCCAGGAGTTCTTCGCCCTGGCGGCCCGCGCCGTGCTCCGCGGCTTCACCCCTCCCTTCTACTACCGCGAGTTCACCACCCAGTTTGCCAAGATCGGCGTCGACTCCCTCTTCATCATCTGCCTGACCGGCCTCTTTACCGGCATGGTCATGGCGCTGCAGGCGCTGATCCAGCTCAGGCCGTTCGCCGCCACCAGCTACGTGGGAGGGATGGTGGCGGTCACCATGATCAAGGAGCTCGGCCCGGTCCTCTCGTCGCTCATGGTGGCGGGCCGGGTCGGATCGGCCATCACCGCAGAGCTGGGGACCATGGTGGTCACCGAGCAGGTGGATGCCATGCGGGTCGAAGGGACCGACGTGGTCAAGCGCCTGGTAACGCCCCGCCTGAAGGCGACCCTGGTGGCGATGCCGCTTTTGACCATTGTCACCGACACCGTGGCCCTGGGAGGCGGCTACCTGATCGCCATGGGGTACGACATCAACCTCCTCATGTACTACAAGTCCCTGCCCCAGTTCATGGTCTTCCAGGACCTGATCGAGGGGGTGGTCAAACCGGCGGTCTTCGGCTTCATCATCGTCATGATCAGCTGCTACATCGGCCTCTCCACCCGCGGCGGTGCCGAAGGGGTCGGCACGTCGGTCAAGCGGGCCGTGGTGCTCTCGTCGGTGCTGATCCTGGTGACCGACTTCTTCATGACCAAGATCTTCATCGTCTTCCGCTGA
- the lon gene encoding endopeptidase La: protein MPMTQSIAIPENVVLYPQTELVAFPYMLVTIYLKQGDLPLFEDCYEHDKLVAICKLRHEPGKDLAEALHEVGTVCRLVQLTRLADGSAKVTLEGLVRFRLLEILETKPFPLARVEAISEFVEKSLVTEALVSSLNALLKIALSYGRPLPEDVMKLVDYIDTPARLADLVALYCSPPIDELQELLETIDPIERLKKVYLHLTADVQRLQVKGELQSEVTRRVGKSQKEYLLREQMKHIQEELGEEDPRNTELSELKKKIDSAAMPAEVRSIADREMRRLERINPSSPEYTVARTYLDYLAGMPWQNATTDNRDINLAEQVLDEDHFNLKKVKERIIEYLAVRTVKEKMKGPILCFVGPPGVGKTSLGKSIARALGRKFIRMSLGGMRDEAEIRGHRRTYIGALPGRIIQEIYRAGTNNPVFMLDEIDKIGLDFRGDPASALLEVLDPEQNSTFTDHYMDVPFDLSNVMFITTANQLDPIPPALKDRMEILRLSGYTVEEKESIASRFLLPKELDENGLADQPPQFTDEALRAIIANYTREAGVRTLQRNIGAICRKVTKEITQGKPARTEITPAVVEEFLGPRKFFNEVAAEADRIGVVTGLAWTESGGDIIFVEATSMKGKGELILTGSLGDVMRESARTALSFVQSHREEWQIPDDAFTDRNVHIHVPAGSIPKDGPSAGITMVTALVSLLTGQPARRDVAMTGEITLTGRVLPIGGLKEKALAARRAGVRALVVPARNRDDMDDIPETIKSELTFTFIEEVGEALLAALQTEAGASR from the coding sequence ATGCCCATGACCCAATCCATAGCCATTCCGGAGAACGTGGTCCTCTATCCCCAGACCGAGCTGGTGGCCTTTCCCTACATGCTGGTCACCATCTACCTGAAACAGGGCGATCTCCCCCTCTTTGAGGATTGCTACGAGCACGACAAGCTGGTGGCCATCTGCAAGCTGCGCCATGAGCCGGGCAAGGATCTGGCCGAGGCGCTGCACGAGGTCGGCACGGTCTGCAGGCTGGTTCAGCTCACGAGACTCGCCGACGGCAGCGCCAAGGTGACCCTGGAAGGGCTGGTCCGCTTCCGCCTGCTGGAGATCCTCGAAACCAAACCGTTCCCCCTGGCCAGGGTGGAGGCGATCTCGGAATTCGTGGAGAAATCGCTCGTCACCGAGGCCCTGGTGTCGAGCCTCAATGCCCTGCTCAAGATCGCCCTCTCCTATGGCCGCCCCCTGCCGGAAGACGTGATGAAGCTGGTCGACTATATCGATACCCCGGCCCGGCTCGCCGACCTGGTCGCCCTCTATTGCAGCCCCCCCATCGACGAACTGCAGGAGCTTTTGGAAACCATCGACCCGATCGAACGGCTGAAGAAGGTCTACCTGCACCTGACCGCCGACGTGCAGCGGCTGCAGGTCAAGGGTGAGCTGCAGAGCGAGGTGACCCGCCGGGTGGGGAAATCGCAGAAGGAATACCTCCTGCGCGAGCAGATGAAGCATATCCAGGAGGAGCTGGGGGAGGAAGACCCGCGCAACACCGAGCTGAGCGAGCTGAAAAAGAAGATCGACTCCGCGGCCATGCCTGCCGAGGTGCGCTCCATCGCCGACCGGGAGATGCGCCGGCTGGAGCGGATCAACCCCTCGTCCCCCGAATACACCGTGGCCCGGACCTACCTGGACTACCTGGCCGGTATGCCCTGGCAGAACGCCACGACGGACAACCGGGACATCAACCTGGCCGAACAGGTGCTGGACGAAGACCACTTTAACCTGAAAAAGGTCAAGGAGCGAATCATCGAATACCTGGCGGTCCGCACCGTCAAGGAGAAGATGAAGGGGCCGATCCTCTGCTTCGTCGGCCCGCCGGGAGTGGGGAAAACCTCCCTGGGGAAATCCATCGCCCGCGCCCTGGGGCGCAAGTTCATCCGGATGTCGCTCGGCGGCATGCGGGACGAGGCGGAGATCCGGGGGCACCGCCGGACCTACATCGGCGCGCTTCCCGGCCGGATCATCCAGGAGATCTACCGCGCCGGCACCAACAACCCGGTCTTCATGCTGGACGAGATAGACAAGATCGGCCTCGACTTCCGCGGCGACCCGGCCAGCGCCCTCCTGGAGGTGCTCGACCCGGAGCAGAACAGCACCTTCACGGACCACTACATGGACGTCCCCTTCGACCTCTCCAACGTCATGTTCATCACCACCGCCAACCAGCTCGACCCGATCCCGCCGGCACTGAAGGACCGGATGGAGATCCTCCGGCTCTCCGGCTACACCGTGGAAGAAAAGGAATCCATTGCCAGCCGCTTCCTGCTCCCCAAGGAGCTGGACGAGAACGGACTGGCCGACCAGCCGCCGCAGTTTACCGACGAGGCGCTGCGCGCCATCATCGCCAACTACACCCGCGAGGCCGGCGTCCGCACCCTGCAGCGGAACATCGGCGCCATCTGCCGCAAGGTAACCAAGGAGATCACTCAGGGGAAACCGGCCAGGACCGAGATCACGCCGGCCGTGGTGGAGGAGTTCCTCGGACCGCGCAAGTTCTTCAACGAAGTGGCGGCCGAAGCGGACCGGATCGGCGTGGTGACGGGGCTTGCCTGGACCGAGAGCGGCGGCGACATCATTTTCGTCGAAGCAACCAGCATGAAGGGGAAGGGGGAGCTGATCCTCACCGGCTCTTTGGGAGACGTGATGCGGGAATCGGCCCGGACCGCCCTCTCCTTTGTCCAGTCGCACCGGGAAGAATGGCAGATCCCCGACGACGCCTTTACCGACCGGAACGTCCATATCCACGTCCCTGCCGGTAGCATCCCCAAGGACGGCCCCTCGGCCGGCATCACCATGGTCACGGCCCTGGTGTCGCTTCTGACCGGTCAGCCGGCCCGGCGCGACGTGGCCATGACCGGCGAGATCACCCTCACCGGCCGGGTCCTCCCCATCGGCGGGCTCAAGGAGAAGGCGCTGGCTGCCCGGCGCGCCGGGGTCCGCGCCCTGGTGGTGCCCGCCCGCAACCGCGACGACATGGACGACATCCCGGAAACCATCAAGAGCGAACTGACCTTCACCTTCATCGAGGAAGTGGGCGAGGCGCTGCTGGCAGCCCTGCAGACCGAGGCCGGCGCATCCCGATGA